In Theileria parva strain Muguga chromosome 4 map unlocalized ctg_529, whole genome shotgun sequence, one DNA window encodes the following:
- the SODB gene encoding Iron/manganese superoxide dismutase, with the protein MNEFFLFLIPVFTHCYIINSPFNRLYKYKVLKSLFNDGKGLVNDLKRFELMELPYKLDELSPDLSEEAVRFHYLKHHQGYVNNLNKLGETNPHIFNQTLEELIRSAEGKVYENACQIWNHNQYWLGLDPHSAGKPTKFVEDVINLTFQTYDNFKQQFVEAAANHFGSGWVWLLYFKNEPNLRIVDTHDGDNPIKLYNNGKPLLTLDIWEHAYYIDYRNDRRGYTNSWFNKVNWNRVEKSLKEQMNI; encoded by the exons ATGAATGAATTTTTCTTATTTCTAATCCCAGTTTTCACTCATTGTTACATCATTAATTCACCTTTTAACCGTTTATACAAATACAAAGTTTTAAAGAGTTTGTTCAACGATGGGAAAGGTTTGGTGAATGATCTTAAAAGGTTTGAATTGATGGAGTTGCCATAT AAATTAGATGAATTGAGTCCCGACTTATCGGAGGAAGCAGTCAGATTTCATTATCTGAAACATCATCAAGGATacgtaaataatttaaaca AATTAGGAGAAACAAATCCACACATATTCAACCAAACATTAGAGG AATTGATAAGGTCAGCGGAAGGAAAAGTATATGAAAATGCCTGTCAAATATGGAATCATAACCAATATTGGCTGGGACTTGATCCACACAGTGCTGGAAAACCTACGAAATTTGTTGAAGATGTCATTAACCTAACATTTCAAACATATGACAACTTCAAGCAACAATTTGTAGAAGCAGCTGCCA ATCATTTTGGAAGCGGATGGGTGTGGCTTCTTTATTTCAAAAATGAACCCAATTTAAGAATTGTGGATACACATGATGGCGACAATCCAattaaactatataataatggcAAACCTCTGTTAACACTAG ATATATGGGAACATGCGTACTATATCGATTATAGAAATGATAGAAGAGGATATACAAATTCATGGTTCAATAAAGTTAACTGGAATCGAGTAGAAAAATCACTTAAAGAACAGATGAACATCTGA
- a CDS encoding SVSP family protein — protein MLMIFRLTQCSDKFTDKHVGQPEESEANNIDEEGFETIVTKMEDLVIDTDQTSTDQPTGSANDKPRQPSGQPQQCIEYQGGEGYEHGATGGDQSDEEDNNFEVIVKELEDLLEEDEATHDSFEPGKQKDQPVTETMEIGWPPTPEKSEKKVSIIPEMVLLKKGSGDNLVPMNISDYFVKGYDQFGIKYEFNTPLEKLLANKDPIWEHEQGKAYPEQLIYKEKRGIYILIFRHLAFVYRKVFDHWNLKILRPPKGIKIYDIDEQGRVIPIFKSQYNVQPTGFGSFRYILKEGIKCRIIEFQKTIVWGGDPSNGYVRTFSYVNDNLFVIFFHNYIVKVTRVNNSWTYLFQPRSSKQNFNEF, from the coding sequence atgcTTATGATATTTCGACTTACGCAGTGTTCGGATAAATTCACTGATAAACATGTTGGACAACCCGAGGAGTCTGaagctaataatatagatGAAGAAGGATTTGAAACTATAGTAACAAAGATGGAAGACTTAGTAATAGATACTGATCAAACCTCAACAGATCAACCAACTGGATCAGCAAATGATAAACCTCGACAACCCAGTGGTCAACCACAACAATGTATTGAATATCAAGGAGGTGAAGGTTATGAACATGGTGCTACTGGTGGTGATCAAAGTGATGAAGAGGATAACAATTTTGAAGTAATAGTAAAGGAATTGGAAGACCTACTTGAGGAAGATGAAGCTACACATGATAGCTTTGAACCTGGTAAACAAAAGGATCAACCTGTTACTGAGACTATGGAAATTGGTTGGCCACCTACTCCTGAAAAATCTGAAAAAAAAGTTAGTATAATACCGGAAATGGTATTACTTAAAAAAGGCTCAGGTGATAATTTAGTTCCAATGAATATTTCAGATTATTTTGTAAAGGGATATGATCAATTTGGaattaaatatgaatttaataCCCCTCTAGAAAAATTGTTAGCAAACAAAGACCCAATATGGGAACACGAACAAGGTAAAGCTTATCCAGAACAACTAATTTACAAGGAAAAAAGGGGCATTTatattctaatttttagaCATCTAGCGTTTGTTTATAGGAAAGTTTTCGATCATtggaatttgaaaattttgagACCACCCAAaggaattaaaatttacgaTATAGATGAACAGGGAAGAGTTATTCCCATATTTAAAAGCCAATACAATGTTCAACCAACAGGGTTTGGTTCCTTTAGATATATACTTAAAGAAGGAATAAAGTGTAGAATAATTGAATTTCAAAAGACTATAGTTTGGGGAGGAGATCCTAGTAATGGTTATGTCAGAACATTCAGCTACGTGAACGATAATCTGTTTGTGATTTTTTTCCACaattatattgttaaaGTTACAAGAGTTAATAACTCTTGGACATATTTATTCCAGCCAAGATCATcaaaacaaaattttaatgaattttaa
- the ABCC4 gene encoding ABC transporter family protein, with protein MAEHPDGTFDLTNNSKGSLNGKYDSIHHYWVSQLYSKTYFKEKSHDTKFKYYDSSSILKFFFFHWVSKWAYVVSKEFIEPYKLHPLPIADQILRWQPIFSKNLSDGLLRLESHETGYSNADKLGSNRHVLLRALFLTFWKRTLLGLFCIVLTNVMSMSVAILIKHLLDVLNTKSFTLMKIFLFLSSIIGLQIVDGLVRENIILFIYRLIIICYYSISIGVFQHALCYRRNFFNNVNGSNLLNTCNNVLHSCSTDSNCSKNPLYCPAMRYQNKDMSPIIFTLVYFDSFYIGMFLESSVPIVNFLSNFIYGVILISMQFKVNLWVLFFVGIFFTFLMVVVEILNTYLFHFISLIKDYRIGECIEIISQLPLINKLLYDDIAINIITQTRNGELLLILVRLLLTFINITFYTICANLSFYVLMRYFVKSIRDAEVITEVDTAAFLSSIYIFMKILDSMFLIPYSLRIITMSYVSYNRVNKYLNECSPNFYISDNKFGGSTEMSYDVPDVTNDLCEDVLVLYKDAWFSWVNSRKDFVSMNNEVLLKNINFQIKRGEIAIITGNQGCGKSNFIKSVLGEMTLISGSMAVIPLHTSMPIFYASQDIWLKQGTIRSNITFGYRFDEELYNSVIKAVELDTDISTWENGDFRVVSDNAHSLSCGQRVRMEMARAIYAYLIFSKVNKEYNRSKCSFLMCLDSQFHGLDPYVSKTVFHNLFNAKTGLLVKDDLAVIVSSSMTLLDKCVRTSDLVKFPRIPIYEIDNKYLIFNCYLSDVFGDKKPPNGFEYITPPSGPYKLNFFTKDMMKLCYFGSSKSVRRFVTKSKYESSITSIIGDAYSDDKFNPYLLYFKAAGFTLFLFIVLTIASSVMDNVKFVFATNLSDYISNKTNEFNDGISIDLSEIKSHSKSALNTIVIIVNIIIICSLVSTLLFTVSCLVASRRIHEYCLNSVFKNSSSIIKIKKQINQIITYFSADIVIVDDFLGGYILVTILSSVLTIVCILSLFYTIPLCVPFIVLSLVISFELILLQYIKSSINIQFLYLESSANINTSCENSILGPSIYRSFKKEWELVNDIIEHSDYRSRSFFVYFALGGWISVLFNWIFSITTALFLTVLIMFDKLTNYKMNVGYFGLGLSLSMSAIKSFGNFSMLLTALELSMCSVRRFQSFIPPGTKCVFDRFLNVHEEDVVIDSTKPSPKWDEKNLLRRRTIEFKDTNPNILKRLVFRPKFNFIHVSRYFPSDHTGVVLKDVCVYTNSLMNKEGMILNNITSTASSSDIIGIIGRTGAGKTTLLSVLQNTIRNRTGHVLLDGRDLQEIPKSVIRNIIGVLPQLPFVFKGWTIRRFLDPRRLFTDDEINQALNNCGLLDFVNNLHGGRKLDTVIIPRPITLKKGSNDESSKESFTQDRSLTEDSLKSDGIMLSVTQLRTLWFAKLVLCRDLYRMIIIDEPPSEIFYDEDGSEVQDMGIPIYELLDKYFKHCTCFVTAHYANVLKSCTSVWVMHNGRLIKTCSASEVSKNESISNVIEEMVTKYSN; from the coding sequence ATGGCCGAGCATCCGGATGGGACCTTTgatttaactaataattCCAAAGGTTCTCTAAATGGTAAATATGATTCAATACATCATTACTGGGTGAGTCAATTATATTCTAAGACCTACTTTAAAGAAAAATCCCATGacacaaaatttaaatattatgaCTCCAGCAGTATTTTGAAATTCTTTTTCTTTCACTGGGTATCTAAATGGGCATATGTTGTCTCCAAAGAATTTATAGAACCATACAAATTACACCCTTTGCCCATTGCGGACCAAATTCTTCGTTGGCAGCCAATTTTCTCCAAGAATCTTAGTGACGGGCTGCTTAGATTAGAATCACATGAAACAGGATATAGTAATGCAGACAAACTTGGCTCTAACAGACATGTTCTGTTAAGagctttatttttaacattttggAAAAGGACATTACTTGGTCTTTTCTGTATTGTTCTTACTAATGTTATGAGCATGAGTGTTGCTATTTTGATTAAACATCTACTGGATGTTTTGAACACCAAATCATTTACTCTTATGAAAATATTTCTATTTCTTTCTTCTATAATAGGATTACAGATTGTTGATGGGCTTGTTCGAGAGAACATAATCTTGTTTATATACCGATTAATCattatttgttattattcaatttcAATTGGTGTATTTCAACATGCCCTATGTTATAGACGCAACTTctttaataatgtaaacGGATCTAACTTGTTGAATACTTGTAACAATGTTTTACATAGTTGTTCTACTGATTCTAATTGTTCAAAGAACCCATTATACTGCCCAGCAATGAGGTATCAAAATAAGGATATGTCTCCAATCATATTTACTCTTGTTTATTTCGATTCATTTTACATTGGAATGTTTTTGGAATCTTCAGTACCCATTGTTAACTTTTTGTCAAACTTTATCTATGgagtaatattaatttccATGCAGTTTAAGGTTAATTTATGGGTACTATTTTTTGTTGGCATATTTTTCACATTCCTGATGGTGGTTGTTGAGATCTTAAACACTTATTTGTTTCACTTTATTTCTTTAATTAAGGATTATAGGATAGGAGAATGCATAGAAATTATATCGCAGTTACCTCTAATCAACAAGTTGCTTTATGACGATATTGCAATCAACATCATTACTCAAACCAGGAACGGTGAACTGTTGTTGATTTTGGTTAGATTGTTATTGacttttattaacattacaTTCTATACAATTTGTgctaatttatcattctATGTTTTGATGAGGTACTTTGTAAAATCAATCAGAGATGCAGAGGTTATTACCGAAGTTGATACTGCTGCTTTCTTATCATCAATCTACatatttatgaaaatacTTGATTCAATGTTCCTAATTCCTTATTCATTAAGAATCATCACTATGTCATATGTATCATACAACAGAGTTAATAAATACCTAAACGAATGTTCACCTAATTTTTACATCAGTGATAACAAGTTTGGTGGATCAACAGAAATGTCATACGATGTTCCAGATGTCACTAATGACCTTTGTGAGGATGTTCTTGTACTATATAAGGATGCATGGTTTTCATGGGTTAACAGTAGAAAAGATTTCGTTAGTATGAATAATGAAGTtcttttgaaaaatatcaatttcCAGATTAAGAGGGGTGAAATTGCCATCATTACTGGTAATCAAGGATGTGGTAAATCTAACTTCATAAAGTCCGTACTTGGTGAGATGACATTGATCAGTGGTTCAATGGCCGTAATTCCACTTCACACATCAATGCCAATATTTTATGCATCACAAGATATATGGCTGAAACAAGGCACTATCAGATCAAACATAACCTTTGGATATAGGTTTGATGAGGAATTATATAACTCAGTAATCAAAGCTGTTGAACTTGATACTGATATATCAACTTGGGAAAATGGTGACTTTAGAGTTGTCTCAGATAATGCTCACTCACTTAGTTGTGGACAAAGGGTTAGAATGGAAATGGCTCGCGCTATCTATGCCTACCTTATATTCAGCAAGGTGAACAAGGAGTACAACAGAAGTAAGTGCTCATTCCTAATGTGTTTGGATTCTCAGTTTCATGGGTTAGATCCATACGTATCCAAAACTGTATTCCACAATCTGTTCAATGCTAAGACTGGATTACTTGTCAAGGACGATCTTGCGGTTATAGTTTCATCATCAATGACATTGTTGGATAAATGCGTCAGAACTTCAGACTTGGTTAAGTTTCCCAGAATTCCCATATACGAGATtgataacaaatatttaattttcaattGTTACCTGTCAGATGTTTTTGGAGACAAAAAGCCACCAAATGGGTTTGAATATATCACACCTCCTTCAGGTCCATATAAATTGAATTTCTTCACCAAGGATATGATGAAACTATGTTATTTCGGTTCTTCTAAATCAGTAAGACGGTTTGTTACCAAATCAAAATATGAAAGTTCAATAACTTCAATTATTGGTGACGCTTATTCTGATGATAAATTCAATCCATATCTACTGTATTTCAAGGCGGCTggatttacattatttctTTTTATTGTCCTAACAATTGCATCGAGTGTCATGGATAATGTTAAGTTTGTTTTTGCAACCAATCTCTCAGATTATATATCCAATAAAACTAACGAATTCAATGATGGCATCTCTATTGATTTATCGGAAATCAAATCACACAGCAAATCTGCCCTAAATACAATAGTCATAATTGTtaatatcattattatttgcTCCTTAGTGTCAACCTTATTGTTTACAGTGTCATGTTTAGTTGCCTCAAGAAGAATTCACGAATATTGTCTCAACTCAGTCTTCAAGAACAGCTCATCAATAATCAAGATTAAGAAACAAATAAACCAAATCattacatatttttcaGCTGATATTGTCATTGTTGACGATTTTTTAGGTGGTTATATACTGgtaacaattttatcatctgTTTTAACTATTGtttgtatattatcattattttacacaattccCCTTTGTGTTCCATTTATTGTTCTATCTTTGGTCATTTCATTTGAGTTGATTTTACTACAGTACATCAAATCTAGTATCAATATccaatttttatatttagaaTCATCAGCAAACATTAACACGTCTTGTGAAAATTCTATATTGGGACCATCAATTTATCGAAGTTTTAAAAAGGAGTGGGAGTTGGTTAATGATATAATTGAGCACTCAGATTACAGATCTAGATcattttttgtatattttgCATTAGGAGGATGGATTTCTGTACTGTTCAATTGGATATTTTCTATTACAACCGCTTTATTCCTAACCGTTCTGATCATGTTCGATAAGCTTACAAACTACAAGATGAATGTTGGGTACTTTGGATTAGGTTTATCACTGAGTATGAGCGCTATAAAATCATTCGGCAACTTTTCAATGTTATTAACAGCCTTAGAATTATCTATGTGTTCAGTTCGAAGGTTTCAATCTTTTATTCCTCCTGGAACCAAGTGTGTGTTTGACAGATTCCTAAATGTTCATGAGGAGGATGTTGTTATTGATTCTACCAAACCTAGTCCCAAATGGGATGAAAAGAACCTGCTGAGGAGGAGAACGATTGAGTTTAAAGACACCAATCCAAATATCTTAAAGAGGCTTGTGTTCAGGCCAAAGTTCAACTTTATACATGTTTCCAGATATTTCCCATCTGATCACACCGGAGTGGTATTGAAGGACGTCTGTGTTTATACCAATTCACTGATGAATAAGGAAGGCATGATCCTTAACAATATTACTTCCACTGCCTCTAGTTCGGATATCATTGGAATCATTGGTAGAACTGGTGCTGGTAAGACAACTTTACTATCTGTCCTCCAAAACACTATTAGAAATAGAACAGGTCATGTCCTGCTAGATGGCAGAGATTTACAAGAAATTCCCAAAAGTGTCATTAGAAATATCATTGGTGTTCTTCCCCAACTGCCTTTTGTCTTTAAGGGTTGGACCATTAGAAGGTTCTTAGATCCAAGGAGACTATTTACTGATGATGAGATTAATCAAGCATTGAATAACTGTGGACTCCTggattttgtaaataaccTTCATGGTGGAAGAAAACTAGATACTGTTATTATTCCCAGACCTATCACTTTAAAAAAGGGGTCTAATGATGAATCTTCCAAAGAATCTTTTACTCAGGACAGGTCATTAACTGAAGATTCTCTTAAATCAGATGGTATTATGTTATCTGTAACTCAGCTTAGAACTCTTTGGTTTGCCAAGCTTGTCTTGTGCAGAGATTTATACagaatgataataattgaCGAGCCACCGTCtgaaatattttatgaTGAAGATGGTTCTGAAGTTCAGGATATGGGCATCCCAATCTACGAACTCTTAGATAAATACTTTAAGCATTGCACATGTTTTGTGACTGCGCATTATGCCAACGTCCTCAAATCTTGTACATCAGTATGGGTGATGCATAATGGCAGACTCATAAAGACCTGCAGCGCATCTGAAGTATCCAAAAACGAATCAATATCAAATGTAATCGAAGAAATGGTTACCAAATACtcaaactaa
- a CDS encoding putative integral membrane protein: MFDKLAVFIYILCSFAVCKLDSQGFTVVIEGKGKLVENDLSNYNFESDKGVLKYQINNNEKCVIVKYQNRSFWEFEDQYPRAVILSDNGVKIECNENHYYQYIYSNDNLKLSAHKKPIEKSEEPSEIGVECGDYEVFAYYKEGEPLKTIYYFKSNCEQILYNQNTLWKSDGSEYPNSMNYKENKIVLTFNDNLIVYEKEGNNWNSSNATLSDIDTKSLRGSGDVSNYEEYSNKKEKLLRHEAITDELGLALALVLIIAIISMVIVMLILLLAFGFTYLSNKKAKKMANLMPVHEVMTVH; the protein is encoded by the coding sequence AtgtttgataaattagccgtatttatttatattctttGCAGTTTTGCAGTTTGTAAACTAGATTCCCAAGGTTTTACAGTAGTAATTGAAGGTAAGGGGAAGcttgttgaaaatgatttatCAAACTATAACTTTGAATCAGATAAGGgagttttaaaatatcaaattaataataatgagaAGTGTGTAATAGTTAAATACCAAAATAGGTCATTTTGGGAATTCGAAGATCAATATCCCAGAGCGGTAATTTTGTCAGATAATGGAGTTAAAATTGAATGTAATGAAAATCATTACTATCAGTACATATATTCTAATGATAATCTCAAATTAAGTGCACACAAAAAACCTATTGAAAAGTCAGAAGAGCCCAGTGAAATTGGGGTGGAATGTGGAGACTATGAAGTGTTTGCATACTATAAAGAAGGAGAACCGTTGAAgactatttattattttaagtcCAATTGCGAACAGATTTTGTATAATCAAAACACATTATGGAAATCAGACGGGTCAGAGTACCCAAATTCAATGAATtataaagaaaataaaatcgTTTTGACCTTTAACGATAACTTAATTGTATATGAGAAAGAAGGAAATAATTGGAACTCTTCCAACGCAACCTTGTCTGATATAGATACCAAATCACTTAGAGGTTCGGGTGATGTATCAAATTATGAAGAGTACTCAAACaaaaaagaaaaattattaaggCATGAAGCAATTACAGACGAACTTGGACTTGCACTTGCACTAGTTTTAATAATAGCAATTATTTCAATGGTCATTGTAATGTTGATTCTTTTATTGGCCTTCGgatttacatatttatcaaataaaaaGGCCAAAAAAATGGCAAATTTAATGCCTGTTCATGAAGTAATGACAGTTCACTAA
- a CDS encoding SVSP family protein encodes MKCVTYKCVVIFILIKFGNCADKHTQRSHDDEDDSDDDNYDVNELETEFGQDEEYHPDANQARYGAVGDPIPLFKTDPDKSARRIDYGPVGGPIKITTIQTCIVPPPEKEKTKKQSTKSRFGYYPTDDFQFPPQIQTDQSEEPSTVQEVKDVGLEYESLNKMFSNQRLNNENYYQDEYSTYQAMSFYRLDYSGNFIVMNTTDYQILGFDKYAVKYSLKTRLELILCNYNVVWMHMPNAEYPKSVIYKRFKRLFFLSFDYQIVKIKFTNNKWEKKFLNLPRDFYLYDRDEKGIFFRLTPDQYTVQPTSYGGFRYILNPGVKCRMVTIGESTLFLHNPQHNYVRTLSYFNKNSLRFYFPTFIMVYECVDNQWRRYFIKKEKSK; translated from the coding sequence atgaaatgtgtaacatacaaatgtgtagttaTATTCATACTAATCAAGTTTGGAAATTGTGCTGATAAACATACTCAACGATCTCatgatgatgaagatgatagtgatgatgataattatGATGTTAATGAATTGGAAACTGAATTTGGTCAAGACGAAGAATATCATCCAGATGCAAATCAAGCAAGGTATGGAGCCGTTGGTGATCCCATACCACTTTTTAAAACTGATCCTGATAAAAGTGCCCGTAGAATAGATTATGGACCCGTAGGTGGCccaattaaaataacaacCATTCAAACCTGTATTGTACCACCTCCTGAAAAggaaaaaactaaaaaacAATCAACTAAAAGTCGATTTGGATATTATCCAACTGATGATTTTCAATTCCCACCTCAAATTCAAACAGATCAATCTGAGGAACCAAGTACAGTTCAGGAAGTGAAAGACGTTGGTTTGGAATATGAAAGtttgaataaaatgtttAGTAATCAAagattaaataatgaaaattattatcaggACGAATATTCAACTTACCAAGCAATGTCGTTTTACAGACTAGATTATTCAGGTAACTTTATTGTAATGAATACAACAGACTATCAAATATTAggatttgataaatatgcggtaaaatattcattGAAAACACGTCTTGAACTGATTTTGTGTAATTATAATGTTGTTTGGATGCATATGCCAAATGCAGAATACCCAAAAAgtgtaatttataaaagaTTTAAGAGGCTGTTTTTTCTTTCGTTTGATTACCAAATAGtcaaaatcaaatttacgAATAACAAATGGGAaaagaaatttttaaatcttccaagagatttttatctttatgATAGAGATGAAAAGGGGATATTTTTTAGACTAACCCCAGACCAATATACAGTCCAACCTACTTCATACGGTGGTTTTCGCTACATATTAAACCCTGGTGTAAAATGCAGAATGGTAACTATTGGAGAAAGTACTCTTTTTTTACATAATCCCCAACATAATTATGTAAGGACGTTGAGTTatttcaataaaaattcattaagattttattttcctaCCTTTATAATGGTTTACGAATGTGTTGATAACCAATGGAGAAGATACTTTAtcaaaaaagaaaaaagcAAATAA